tgtctttgttgtaatccaaagaaacatttgaaatttcattcagatattatattgtactctagatatttatcgtgacattttaggtattttcttttgaagtttactgccagagagaaagcttgatagaaagtgatatcattgtgataatttgcatttaattgactgacatctatcttacaacatacttttcataacatatctaagtaaatacttttatttagagtgaacagtgagttaaatcatttccagaaataattaaaaatgatgtaattttgcagctattttttgtaatttgttgcttatataattatctttccaaacttaaataaaaaagatcattggcCAAGTTTGaaataaggtttttttttcaccctttttttcagtgagggaaggaagcttaagtgatcatgcaaggaatttattttccaatagcaaattatctcccccttagtttttgtttgctatctgtgtcgcgcgtgaaatgtgttttccggtcaaaaatgtcgctcacgcactttctcccccatgagaattttaaaaagttggcaagtatggtAGTAAAACCATGAAAAATGCATTTATTCTTTGGATTAAAATTAATACCGCTTTTAAATACCATAATTTGCATGGAATTGATTAACATTGAACGAAACTTTACGTGAATCATTAGACTTCCAAAGaaagaattatttattttgcgTGACcttatattttgtcattacaTTTGCTTGGCCTTTTTTCACGAGGAGATAACTCTATACCGGAAGTGTTATGGGCAGAAAAATGGCGGGAGAAGGAGAAAACATCGAGATGGCAAATACAGAAGAAAATGCCGACGACACGCCAAGTCAGGACCCCGATGTTTGTGATTCTTCAGCACAAGAGTCCAACTCTAATGAGAGAACAATAAAACTTCCAATGTCAAGAGTGAAGGCCATAATGAAGAGTGATCCCGACGTTTCTTTGGCCAGCTCTGAGGCGGTAGTGGCTTTGGCTAAAGCAACcgaaatgtttatacaaatgttaTCTAAGGATGCTATCAACAGCACTATGCAGAGTAAAAGGAAAACGCTACAGCGTAAAGACTTAGATACAGTGATAGACACCAGGGATTCCTATTCGTTTTTAGAAGGAACGTTAGACGGTCCTTGACGAACGTCGACACAAACATAACGGCGGGGTCTGTGGAACTCTCGCCCTCATTTTGCGGTGTCGAACATTGAGATTCCCAATGCGGTTGTTGACGAACTGCGACGCTGACGGTGCTTACATGTCACAGGCGGTCATCTCTGCTAGAGGCCTATGCAGTGACGTGTCGCACAGACCTAAGCATCTGTTAAAAACTGAATAATAGAACAACACATTTATTAATGTACcttggtatacgtactgtacatgcAGGCGGAAATGAactcaaatttgatatacagTGACGTGTGAGACGGAGAGTTTAAACCACGTGACAGTGTATAAATAACTGATAAATAGTAATTCCTGTGattaatatgtataaaaaatgtttacaacagaaatataatatagtcTTGACTCATGATATATAGTCTTTGTTGTACTCGACAAAATATTACAACCATATGGTAAAATTACATCCTAACCAATTACCAGTAACGGTTGGGAACTCCTGGaaatgttgatgttttatataaaagcaCATTCATGAtcaattgtaaaaaaatattttcaagttCTTAGGAAATTGAGACTAGACTTTCTAACAAGTTCCCAAATTGTTAAGACTTCCATAGGTACCGTTGCCCCTGCACCAATTGAATGTCTATAAGAATAATGATAAAACTAATTTTTTCCACAAGCATCTAAAACAATTATCGTTGTATATATAACtagtggaactggactgggtcaaTCGTCTGCGACCAGGCCAAGGTAGCTAGATCAATAtggtagagcatctggctagtgttcggaggttccgggttcgaaccctggtctggtCGTGCTTTTCCCCTCTTCTATAACATATagcgcccaactaaaatacccacggagGTGGTATCGGGTCTCATGCATGTGTGTCTTCGTGGtcaaagactttgttgaaggagggaggaataTAGCAGAACTAGACTGGGTCGATCGTCgctgaccaggtagctcaattagTAGAGCATCCAGCTACTGttcggaggtcctgggtttgaaCCCCGGTCTGGTTGTGCAAttttcctctcctattacataACATTAACATGTTGACAGTATAAATCATTTTGGCTGGAATGATGCTTTGCATATGAAAGCCTTTCCTTCTCTATAATTCATTTGGTATTTGAGTACTAGATAAGTAGGCCAGTATAGTCCTGGTGGAAGTATCAAATCTATAGAAATGTGTCGCACACAAGGGACCCTGAAAAACAGGTGGAGCTTGAGAATATAACCCGAgtaatataatatcatatacagaagaaaacaaataaatatgtaagAATTCTATATTAATTCATGGATTTGAATACttcatttatttgattaaatatggGGTAAATATTTCATGGTTGTTCCAGTCAGAAATAGTTTGCCGATAGTAAATTTCACTTAATACAGACTTAAAATATTCTGCAGTATATTTgatcatgtacatttgtatgtgtatagctacatatatatttgcTAGGTATTTATTTTTTGAGCTGTATTCAAATGTCGCGATTACAGAAAATATATCCCATGTGAATGAAGGAACCTGGAAGTCCCTGGCACGGTTTCTTGAAATTATGGAAGGATGATCATGATCAGTAACAGGAAATTCTCAAATTATTCCCATAATGTGCAGTTACGAAAACGAAGAAATTCTTTGCTGCAAGCTGCAGTTGTGCATGCCCATAATCTGAACtgatttaaaaattaattagataaacaCTGGGGGAAAATGTTAATTTGAATGTGTCATTACAATGGAATTTTGATTAGGAAACattatgtctggtgtagaggATAATGTATAATCCTGTACCAGAAAGATGTCACTAAATTAGATATCTGCTTGATTTTTTACTGTTTTGCCCCAGGAGAACTGAGGTTTTATGAAGTTTAATCCTTATTAGCTTTCTATAAATGGCATCTTTGAAAAATAGCTTGTCAATCATCCTGGATTTTTTCGTTGGCCTTTTGGggccaattgaaattatttcatattttcgccaaattcccaaaatttgcagatTACtcttgaaaaaatctttcccaattcaccaacTTTCTtaccaaaatgagacaaaaaggccctatACAAAAGCAGTGTGAAAAAGCCGTGTCATCAGATGGTAATCTGGCTCACAAATAGACACATGGTACAGTATGTTCACCATCCATTGTACATCAATGTTTTGGCTAGCAACTTATTTGGATGGTGTTGCTCATATTTATGACAATGACCAAAAGGGTCGAACATGTTTAAACTTGCAAGAATAATCTTGAAAACTCAAAAAGCATTATAAGTTGCAGACAGTTCAAACATCATAAACTTCATCAATCTTCTTTTCTAGTTCTGGATGATCCAGttgtaggtacatgtatcagtaacTGGGGTAGGTTGCTATAAAGATTCTTTATaaaatttcaaggtcacagtctaggggtcaaatatatgtacaacaGACTACCGAGGGTATAATGACCTAGGGTCATGCAATTAGCCAGCAGTTACATAGTAGATAAAAGTGATGGAACACAATAAGTAAAACTTAATAATCTATTGTTCAATTTCCAGCAAActgtttgaccttgacataaaTGACTGCAAGCTTATTTCAGTACATTGTTGCCTGTAGGTGAAGGTATGTTTCAAGTTCCACAAGGTCTTCTGTAGTCTTCATATGGCCTGGCAGAGGGTATAAAACCACATCATAACACAAGCTTAACAGATAAAACATCATCACTAggttaaaacaagaggcccatagggcctggatttaaacaaatatgagctgtttcagagaagaagttgttcatatcaatttagccaaattgaccccttttggccccacccctcagccccctggtggggtcaactctaaaaggaggtggtgcatggcggcccacggccgaatcttattttatgcatgatattatgatagacttttaccaaatacatgtcattttagacactaaaatgaaaattggcaaatgctgtatacgcagcgccacctaacatgatttctgtaaaaaatgtgtaccctcccttttaaattaaatatatttcttgtacaaaagtacttgataaatttcatattgcattgatagtctcatgtgatgttatattatataaaaacgTGTGTTTAgcatgaatttgtataatagaaagtgtaattacagctttttcagcaaaattttcagttaaaaatttaccttcttgaaattttcttttatttgttaagtagataaaatgtaataatcgttggagtactatcaaattttgcttttaaaaaacatgtttgcatattaatcttaatacacaaccaaaaaaaatcataaaaaattactggataacaaaagatttttgcatacaaagaaaggtgatgaagtaaattgtattaaaaaaccaagggttaaaaaggagcaccctgtctgacacaagcagtaaagtctgattgcattgttatttttgttggatttttagcatttgcctctattttcagtactttcggtactttgatatgttgtccaaaattgggggtgtatgcatttaacaataataaaatcttggcatatccagtaattcaccaaataaagttgtttcattaaatgtttatgaatatccatagattatttctaaccggaaattttgatagtactccatcaataactttgtggtattagactttaaatgaaaagttaaaaacaatgattttcacaaagatgacatcaaattaggctgaaatttaatttaagtgtcacggagcgtgatgattcatatacaaaattaaaccttaaacaaatggggtgaatttgtttcacaaataggaaataaaaatatgttctataataattagtggtcaaaacattagcttcttatgcagtttgatgggggaataatgaaatcaacaaaaaaagaatatatacattgagaattggaaattaattcctcccacataatcggggatattatgcttttgacaaaaatatgtttccgggaaaaaaatcgcTGTGGGCTgatttagccctcctatgcaccacctcctttgtacaattttgaatccccaccccatgaccatgctaccatacaaatgtgaatgatatccattgcttagtttcagaaaagaagttgtttatatcaatttaaccaaattgaccccttttggccccgcccctcagccccctgggaGTTGGCCCTGTcatttgttagctcacctggtccgaagcatagtgtctgtcgtccgtcatccgtccgtctgtcgttcgtccgtccgtcaacaattgacttcttcataaccacagatcagaatttgaccaaatttggtcagaagcatccctatggggtggggactcaaaaattgttcaaatggtggggctgacccccccaggggcctgaggggcggggccaaatgtggtctattgggctatattgatataaacgacttctctgaaactgagcaatggatattgctcatatttgcctggtaccatcgctatggggtggggattcaaaattgtacaaatgatggggctgaccccccaggggtctgaggggcggggccaaaaggggtcattttggtagaattgatataaacaactttttctctgaaactaaccAATGGATATCTCTAACATTTGgctggtagcattcccttagattaaggattcaaaattgaacaagaggcccagagggcctgtatcgctcacctggatttcatgagatatgaaacaagaatgaggattaagtatatttgtcactggtattgctatgtcagtatatcataggcatttgatatgggtacgtgaggttttaatgccaaaaaatgcattaatccttcggaccaggtgagctaatgaaAACTATGCAATTCTTTAACCTTGAGATCGAGGTCAGTGTCCTAACAGATCAACACTTATTAACAAgacaaggttatatatatactgaaa
This DNA window, taken from Pecten maximus chromosome 3, xPecMax1.1, whole genome shotgun sequence, encodes the following:
- the LOC117323802 gene encoding DNA polymerase epsilon subunit 4-like; amino-acid sequence: MGRKMAGEGENIEMANTEENADDTPSQDPDVCDSSAQESNSNERTIKLPMSRVKAIMKSDPDVSLASSEAVVALAKATEMFIQMLSKDAINSTMQSKRKTLQRKDLDTVIDTRDSYSFLEGTLDGP